From one Thermomicrobiales bacterium genomic stretch:
- a CDS encoding DnaD domain protein: protein MLARLISDVWDPIEVKVVLAVAIMGGTSEPVRESFLIEEPTLRHGARADGSDRDVSLRLQEGLDRAIVRGLVLRLLDETGTRWLLLGTDENQRTARAPIATPADISPPWHGTLILERPSIFTMYEQNIGLVTPIIADRLVDALERYPETWIEDAIGESVNYNRRNWRYIQRILENWAAEGRNDEADRRGAQGDITREKHLHGKYSHLFRRGDLPDL, encoded by the coding sequence ATGCTCGCCAGATTGATCTCCGATGTCTGGGATCCGATCGAGGTTAAGGTCGTCCTCGCTGTCGCAATCATGGGCGGAACCTCCGAGCCTGTCCGTGAATCGTTCTTGATCGAAGAGCCGACGCTGCGGCACGGCGCGCGGGCGGACGGATCGGATCGTGACGTTAGCCTGCGGCTGCAAGAGGGTCTGGATCGAGCGATTGTCCGCGGGTTGGTGTTGCGGCTTTTGGACGAGACGGGCACGCGATGGCTGCTGCTCGGCACCGACGAAAACCAACGCACCGCGCGTGCTCCGATTGCTACGCCCGCCGATATCAGCCCGCCGTGGCATGGGACGTTGATTCTTGAACGCCCGAGTATATTCACGATGTACGAGCAGAACATCGGCCTGGTGACGCCGATCATCGCCGATCGCCTGGTCGACGCGCTCGAGCGCTATCCCGAAACGTGGATCGAGGACGCCATCGGAGAGTCAGTCAACTACAATCGTCGCAACTGGAGATACATCCAACGCATTCTTGAAAATTGGGCCGCGGAGGGCCGGAACGATGAAGCCGATCGGCGAGGTGCTCAGGGGGATATCACTCGAGAAAAGCACC